One genomic window of Medicago truncatula cultivar Jemalong A17 chromosome 1, MtrunA17r5.0-ANR, whole genome shotgun sequence includes the following:
- the LOC11421897 gene encoding histone H2A variant 1 translates to MAGKGLVAAKTIGDNKDRDKKEPISRSSRAGIQFPVGRIHRQLKHRVQANGRVGATAAVYLASILEYLTTEVLELAGNASRDLNVKRITPRHLQLAIRGDEELDTLIKGTIAGGGVIPNIHKSLINKTAKE, encoded by the coding sequence ATGGCAGGAAAAGGACTTGTTGCAGCGAAAACCATCGGGGATAACAAAGACAGAGACAAGAAGGAACCCATTTCTCGTTCTTCTCGTGCTGGAATCCAGTTTCCTGTGGGTAGGATCCACAGACAGCTGAAGCACAGAGTCCAAGCTAATGGACGTGTGGGAGCAACAGCTGCAGTGTATCTGGCATCAATTCTGGAGTATCTGACTACAGAAGTACTTGAACTGGCTGGAAATGCAAGTAGAGATTTGAATGTGAAGAGGATCACACCAAGACATTTGCAACTGGCTATTAGGGGAGATGAGGAACTTGATACCCTTATCAAGGGAACGATTGCTGGTGGTGGTGTCATTCCTAACATTCACAAGTCCTTGATCAataaaactgccaaagaatga
- the LOC120577913 gene encoding protein LIGHT-DEPENDENT SHORT HYPOCOTYLS 6, translated as MAGEEENDIIVTYTVKITVTLTAPDTDDEGSANSDDAAAETKDDGAKESVEKDKEETIKRCRGSSTTKSSRYENQKRRDWNTFVQYLKNHRPPLSLSLCTGAHVLEFLRELLKYPPIIYWVRIGLIGLAC; from the exons ATGGCAGGGGAAGAAGAGAACGACATCATAGTGACATATACGGTGAAAATCACAGTCACGCTCACCGCCCCGGACACAGATGACGAAGGTTCAGCTAATAGCGATGACGCGGCAGCAGAAACGAAAGACGACGGAGCAAAGGAGTCAGTGGAGAAAGACAAAGAAGAAACGATTAAACGTTGTCGCGGTTCTTCTACCACCAAAAGCAGCCGCTATGAAAACCAGAAACGCCGTGACTGGAACACCTTTGTCCAGTACCTCAAGAATCACCGTCCTCCTCTCTCCCTCTCCTTATGTACCGGTGCACATGTTCTTGAATTTCTCCG GGAATTATTAAAATATCCACCAATTATTTACTGGGTAAGGATCGGCTTAATTGGCCTTGCGTGTTGA